One window from the genome of Kaistella carnis encodes:
- a CDS encoding peptidylprolyl isomerase, giving the protein MNVDKETYAGLKDGLYANFQTSKGNMIVKFEDKKAPVTVANFVGLAEGKIDNKSKAKGVPFYDGTIFHRVIKDFMIQGGDPKGTGMGDPGYKFDDERNDLTHTGKGILSMANSGPNTNGSQFFITEVATPWLDGKHTIFGEVVNGIEVIDTIANVEKGPQDKPKTDVVLEKVAIFSKGEEYKGYDAAKIFNEGKSKIKENNKAILEKIEADKKKKEEEFAANQQKLVDDLKATMTPTASGLYYKITQTAEGKKPNVGDVVSVHYAGKLVDGTEFDSSFKRNEPIEIPIGVGQVIKGWDEGILLLKEGESATLLIPSELGYGARGAAGVIPPNAWLIFDVQLVKIKSSLTK; this is encoded by the coding sequence ATGAACGTAGACAAAGAAACTTACGCAGGTCTTAAAGATGGCCTTTACGCTAATTTCCAAACATCAAAAGGAAATATGATCGTTAAATTTGAAGACAAAAAAGCTCCGGTTACCGTTGCAAATTTTGTTGGTTTAGCAGAAGGTAAAATCGATAATAAATCAAAAGCGAAAGGAGTCCCTTTTTATGATGGAACTATTTTTCACCGAGTTATCAAAGATTTTATGATTCAAGGTGGTGATCCAAAAGGAACAGGAATGGGTGACCCAGGTTACAAATTTGATGACGAAAGAAATGACTTGACCCACACAGGAAAAGGAATTTTATCGATGGCGAATTCAGGACCGAATACCAACGGATCTCAATTTTTCATTACTGAAGTTGCAACACCTTGGTTAGATGGAAAACATACCATATTCGGCGAAGTGGTGAATGGTATTGAAGTAATTGATACAATTGCAAATGTTGAAAAGGGACCTCAGGACAAACCAAAAACTGATGTGGTTTTAGAAAAAGTAGCCATTTTCTCCAAAGGAGAGGAGTACAAAGGTTACGATGCTGCCAAGATCTTTAACGAGGGAAAATCTAAAATTAAAGAAAATAACAAAGCCATTTTAGAAAAAATTGAAGCTGATAAAAAGAAGAAAGAAGAAGAATTTGCGGCGAATCAACAAAAGTTAGTTGATGATTTAAAAGCGACAATGACGCCAACTGCTTCCGGTCTTTATTACAAAATTACGCAGACTGCAGAAGGTAAAAAACCAAATGTTGGAGACGTAGTTTCTGTACATTATGCAGGTAAATTAGTTGATGGAACAGAGTTCGATTCCTCTTTCAAAAGAAATGAACCTATTGAAATTCCAATTGGTGTAGGTCAGGTAATTAAAGGTTGGGATGAAGGAATTCTTCTTCTAAAGGAAGGTGAATCTGCAACACTATTGATTCCTTCAGAATTGGGTTATGGTGCAAGAGGAGCTGCAGGAGTTATCCCGCCAAATGCCTGGTTAATTTTTGACGTACAACTCGTTAAAATTAAAAGCAGTTTAACAAAATAA
- a CDS encoding Nif3-like dinuclear metal center hexameric protein, translated as MTVNQVISDLKNVIPLAQAENYDNVGLLCGDPERAVTGILVCHDALHNVVEEAIRKDLNLIVTFHPIIFSGLKSITGKNYVEKVIMKAIENKIAIYAIHTAFDNDYFGVNYRICEVLGLKNQKILMPKVQDLRKLEVYVPQDHAEEVKNALFTAGAGNIGFYDECSFSIEGTGTFRPLEGSNPFSGSENIRENASEKLISVIFESYKEHKILDAVKNSHPYEEVAYQIIKLENENQYLGLGRFGEFEVEMEEAEFLNFVKEKFNLKVIKHSDFTGKKIKRVGVLGGSGASGISAAISKQCDAYLTGDLKYHDYFQSEGKMLIGDIGHFESEQFVTQHLVEILSQKFTTFAISKSTEKTNPVNYFL; from the coding sequence ATGACAGTAAACCAAGTCATCTCCGACTTAAAAAATGTAATTCCTTTGGCTCAAGCAGAAAATTATGATAATGTAGGATTGCTTTGTGGCGATCCCGAAAGAGCGGTCACAGGAATTTTGGTTTGTCATGATGCCTTGCATAATGTTGTAGAAGAGGCGATTAGGAAAGACCTGAATTTAATTGTGACTTTTCATCCCATCATCTTCTCAGGATTAAAATCCATTACGGGTAAAAATTATGTAGAAAAGGTAATCATGAAAGCTATTGAAAATAAAATTGCAATCTACGCGATTCATACGGCTTTTGATAATGACTATTTTGGAGTGAATTATCGGATCTGCGAAGTACTCGGGTTGAAAAATCAAAAAATTCTGATGCCAAAAGTTCAGGATTTACGAAAACTTGAAGTCTATGTTCCGCAAGATCATGCTGAAGAAGTTAAAAATGCTTTATTTACAGCCGGCGCCGGAAACATAGGATTTTATGATGAATGTAGTTTTTCCATCGAAGGCACGGGAACTTTTCGACCTTTGGAAGGATCAAATCCATTTTCTGGAAGTGAAAATATCAGAGAAAACGCGAGCGAAAAATTGATTTCAGTCATCTTTGAAAGTTATAAGGAGCATAAGATTTTAGATGCCGTAAAAAATTCACATCCTTATGAGGAAGTAGCCTATCAAATAATAAAATTAGAAAACGAAAACCAATATCTTGGGTTGGGTAGATTTGGTGAATTTGAAGTGGAAATGGAGGAGGCTGAATTTTTAAATTTCGTGAAAGAAAAATTTAATTTGAAGGTGATCAAACACTCAGATTTTACGGGCAAAAAAATTAAGAGAGTAGGCGTTTTGGGCGGAAGTGGAGCAAGCGGAATTTCGGCGGCGATTTCTAAACAATGTGATGCGTATTTAACCGGGGATTTAAAATATCATGATTATTTTCAAAGTGAAGGTAAAATGTTGATTGGCGACATCGGACATTTTGAATCTGAACAATTTGTTACCCAGCATTTAGTTGAAATATTATCACAAAAATTCACTACCTTTGCCATCTCAAAATCTACTGAGAAAACCAATCCTGTTAATTATTTTTTATAA
- a CDS encoding ion transporter: MEREHNFLPERTKWKRQLFRIIFKSDTKMGRLFDLLLLVLILVSTFIVMMESVQIFDAKFHNAFVILEIIITAFFTIEYALRILTIKNKKAYIFSFFGIIDFLAILPFYLSLFFPITKYFLILRMLRMLRIFRILNLMDFMNDGYFIVRAMKNSSRKIYIFLLFLIIFSVIIGSMMFMVEGHREGFESIPQSVYWAVVTVTTVGYGDVSPGTPLGKFLSVLLMLAGYSIIAVPTGIVTAEMRNKRQEIGKVCNRCGNNDVDDDARFCKICGEKVI, from the coding sequence ATGGAAAGAGAACATAATTTTTTGCCTGAGAGGACGAAATGGAAACGACAGCTTTTCCGTATTATCTTCAAGTCTGACACTAAAATGGGACGACTGTTTGACCTTCTACTGTTGGTTCTCATTTTAGTAAGCACCTTCATCGTTATGATGGAAAGTGTACAAATTTTCGACGCTAAATTTCATAATGCTTTCGTCATTTTAGAAATTATCATTACTGCTTTTTTTACCATAGAATACGCGCTGAGGATCCTTACCATTAAAAATAAGAAAGCATATATTTTCAGTTTCTTCGGAATCATCGACTTTCTTGCGATTCTTCCCTTTTATCTGAGTTTGTTCTTCCCGATTACAAAATATTTCTTAATTCTAAGAATGCTTAGAATGTTAAGAATTTTCCGGATTTTAAATCTGATGGATTTTATGAACGATGGTTATTTTATTGTTCGTGCCATGAAAAACAGTTCCCGAAAAATTTATATCTTTCTTTTATTCCTAATTATTTTTTCTGTCATTATTGGCTCGATGATGTTTATGGTGGAAGGCCATCGTGAAGGTTTTGAAAGCATTCCCCAAAGTGTTTATTGGGCTGTTGTCACAGTAACAACCGTTGGATATGGTGATGTTTCGCCGGGAACGCCGTTGGGTAAATTCCTATCTGTGCTCTTAATGCTTGCAGGTTATTCCATTATTGCAGTTCCTACCGGAATTGTGACGGCAGAGATGCGTAACAAGCGTCAGGAAATAGGCAAGGTTTGTAATCGTTGCGGAAATAATGACGTAGATGATGATGCTAGATTTTGCAAAATTTGCGGTGAAAAAGTAATTTAA